The window aatgtctgttttctcccccggtctgttgtcagcaggagcgggggctgcaggctcgcgcctgggtgaagtgggctcaagccagagttcagccgagagagaaaaattgtgtatttcttttgctctgtgggagatctcccacaacagagtggatgagaaaccaagggggacagatctgcccagcaaacatcagaacgcagagtgcagcctttgtctgtcacctggttcagcaccctggacagctgcctgcgtaaccggatgtgggaatttgatgcatttgaagccgcgacatttggtttggaaacgtcatatataataacattgtttttgagtcgtaaacagttctgtaagtggaagaaataagaatcaattaggctattagtgttagtccttcttcatataaagttgtgttacagtcgcacagctggagaccgctaacaaagttagagacaagagagacaatgaatgaaatcccgcgaaatgatgtgcggtcactatgaccgcttatggctgaaataggtaaaacaaatcacattttcttttccttttgtgtaatttatatataaaaaactattctcaattcaaatacagacacttttagaaaatggttagaagtctgtaatgtttgcattttctttacatcgcagattgataacttaattgtgataatgttaaaagttattattattattattattattattatttcacataaacacacacacagcaagtataatggtactgtgctaggtattcttttcgtggttcttggtgcttggagcaatattgttgttgtggcattcatgccaataaagcgaatttgaaatgaattgaattactaaacctttagattcttgcctatagactgataagtgttgtgtttaaaaatgaGCAATGTAGCAAACCACCTTTTGGTTTTATGTATTGCTGCTACTCATTTTGTCCTCAAGAGGGCAGCCTTGTATTGCTAAAATGGTTAAATAagttaaaatctttaaaaactaaTAGTTAAGTCACTTTAAATGCACTGTGACATGATTTTGTTACATAAATATATTTCATGATCTGAGTGCattatgttaaaatgtaattcatctggttttatatgtatattgtCCGTTTTGAAGGTTATATTTGtaatgagcttttattttgaagagatCGCTAACATACCTTGCTAGTTCCTGGCGGTATTTTGTCTTCCGGTATAAACAAAGGAACGGTAAGAGTGAGCTGACGGTAAAAGTAAAAGGTTTTAAGGCAAACTAAGGAAAATAAGGCAATAAAGCAACGGTAACTCAAGAATAAAACACCAAAGAATGTATTAGCTACCCCCCGAGGAGGCataaggtcagtgtgtgtgttacggtCATATTTACAATTTACGTTACTATGCTAAAGCTAAGCTAATTCTCGCTCACCTGCGATGAAGCTACGGTGTATTGTACAGTGCAGAGGGGAAACATAAATGTAATTGtactttttgtgtttcttcagtTCTCACGTTGATTTTCACAAGATGAATTTCTACAAGTTGGTTTTCACAGAGCTGGTTTATGGAGCTGTTtgtgaaaataaagacagtTTTGAGAAAATCATCAGTCGGGTCCACAATCTGTCGGAGGGTATGCTACAGTGAGAACTTCACCCAGCGAGGCACCAGGGAGAACTTCGCTCATCGAGGCACCGGTGACTTCGCCCAGCAAGGGACCAGTGACAACTTTACCGCATGCATCGCCACTCTGTCTGTGAACTCCACGGTCAAACGACACAGCACGGTGCTACGCTACAGCGTTGTATGGTAAAGTGATGGCTCAAGGGACGGTAAAGACCACAAATACAGTGAAAATGGATGCCTTAAAGGAACAGATAAACAAACTACAAGCAGAAATTGAAGAAAATAGAGGATTGCTAAATCAAAAGGATGAAGAAGACTTGTCATGGCAGGAATTAAAGAAGCTAACTGAAACCAAAAGTAAAGAACTAGTTGAGCTTCAACATGAAATGAATGACACTGAGGAAATAAAAATACCACGTCATTCAGAACGCAAAAGTGTACCCACAGAGAAGTTCCTGGCCCATCAGAAGGaagaacaaagtaaaaaagaaaggagactGCTTAGTCTTTATGAACAATGGAAAATTAAAATCAGATCAACTAAAGAAAACttaaagcaaaacacaacagatatGGAACTGGCTAAAATGGCAGACACTGTTGAAAACGGAAAGGATGACATCATGAAAATTTACTACGAAATAAGACAGGGTACCACCCCATCTGCTGATTTAAGACGCAAAATAGATGCCTGTGAGGCAGTCACTAAAGAcattatgaaaataatcaatgaaCGCTTATCCGGAATAGACGATGTCTTTGATGCAGAGCGTGAAAAGCGCAAACTCCGGGAGCTCCATGCTCATAACTACGCCCACTCCATTTATGGGACTGCTTCTCAGTCAGCTAATAGTCACTTCTCAGAAGCATCAGTCATGGCTGCAAAGAGGGCTGAAGCAGTCGCAGAGCTCGCTGCAAAAGAGGCTCAATGTAAATTaatggaggaagaaagaaagcagaaggaAAAAATAAGGATGATGGAGTCTGAATTAGAGCGTTTGCAAGCAGAAAGGGACAGAGAAGTAGCACGTGTCAGACTGGAAAGCTACGACAGAGAAATCAGACAGGAAACTGACAATCAGCCCTTACAGCAAATGAACAGTCTGCCTACACAGCAACAAGACAGTAAATACAACAGGCAGAACCCTGCCATCCCCTCTGTGTATCACCAAAACCCTTCCATAGTCCCACCAAATTCACCCACTGACATCTCCTCTTTAGCCCAAGCCATACAAGACAGCATAACCATTAACAGACTCCCCATGCCAATGCCCACAGCGTTTGGAGGAGACCCTATCCACTACATTGAATGGAGAGCTTCATTCATGTCACTGATAGATAGAAAAGGCATCTCATCAGCCGACAAACTTTATTATCTAAAGAAATATGTCAGTGGCCCTGCTCACAAATGTATTGAAGGTACCTTTTATCGAGACGATGACGAAGCATACAGAGATGCATGGAATAAGCTCAACCAACGCTACGGGCAGCCATTTGTCATTCAAAGGGCCTTCAGGGACAAACTGTCAAAATGGCCGAAAGTGCAAACCAAAGACGCTGAAGGGTTAAGGGCCTTCTCTGATTTCCTAAATGCCTGTCTCCAAGCCATGCCTCACGTGAGAGGTTTAGAAATCCTGAATGATTGTGAAGAGAATCAAAAGCTAACACAAAAAGTCCCAGATTGGCTAGCAGCACGCTGGAATCGTCAAGTCTCAATAGCTCTCATGGAAGGAAGAGACTTCCCCACTTTTGAAGACTTCGCCAAATTTGTGTCAGTGGAAGCGGAGATAGCATGTAACCCAATCACTTCCCTGCATGCTCTACACTCATCCAGCTCATCCTACgtcaaaagaaacacaaatgaaacaaaggGAAACAAAGTAAGTGTCTTCAGCAttcaaacaaatgcaaacactgaaaacacaaggTCAAACTATGGAAAAGAAAGGCCTCCCTGCATGTGGTGCAAAGATGAAAAGCATCAACTATCCAAGTGCTCAAAATTCAAAGAAAAATCCATCGAGGAACGACGAACATTCATAAAAGACAATAAACTGTGCTATGGATGTGTCAAACCAGGTCACAATGCCAAGGAATGTCGTCACCGTCACACTTGTGAGCTGTGTAAAGGAAGGCATCCCACCTGTCTACATGACGAGAATTACAAAGGGCATGAGGAGAAAGACAGACCTGTAAGCGTGGAAAGAAGGAAAATTACAGCAAATGTGAACACAGCTTCAAACTGTACAAATGAAATTGTGACTGCTAGCCCACTCTGTGTCACTAAAGAGGGTCAGTCATACAGCACCTCCATGATCGTCCCTGTGTGGATCTCCTCTGCCTCCCAGCCAACCAAAGAACAGCTCGTTTACGCACTGTTGGACACCCAGAGCGACAGCACCTTCATTGAGAGAGAAGTAAGTGATGAATTACAACCAAACACTTTCCCCGTGCAACTGAAACTCACTACTATGCTAGGAGAGAGCATGATAATGAAAAGTGAAAGAGTAGAAGGACTTCGTGTCAGAGGCTACAATTCAGGCATTTACATTGATCTCCCTCCTTCATACACAAAAGACTGTATCCCCATGAACCGTGATAACATACCTACTCatcaaacagcaaaacaatggCCTCACCTAACAGCAATCACAGATCAGATACCACCTCTCCTCAGCTGTGATGTCGGACTCCTCATTGGGTATAACTGTCCGAGAGCTATAAAACCCAGACAAATGATCGATGGAGCAGACAATGAGCCCTACGCCGTCCTCACAGACTTGGGGTGGAGCATTGTGGGCTGCTCTACACCTGGCTTTAATGAAAGACAGTCAAGCTTGTGTCACAGAGTCACGGTAAAGGAACTTCCTCCAGTAATGCCGATGGATGTGATAAGCGTCCTGGAGTCAGACTTTAAGGACACAAAAGGAGATGACAAAACTGTCTCACAAGAGGACCTCATGTTCCTGAGCACACTCAAGGATGGTATAAAGAAAAATGCCCAGGGACATTACGAGATGCCTCTTCCATTTAAAAAACGGCCCTCCCTACCTGACAACAAAAGGCTCGCTGAAATCAGGCTCAGTCATCTTCAACGGAAGTTCAGCAGggatgaaaaatacaaaagagaCTACACAACATACATGAAGGAAATCATAGAAAGAGGTGATGTGGAAGAGGTGCCCACAGATGGAACTGAAGGTGAGCGGTGGTATATTCCACATCATGGCATATATCACCCTCAGAAGCCTGACAAACTACGCATTGTGTTTGACTGCTCGGCAAAATACTGTGGCACAAGCTTAAATGAACACCTGCTCCCAGGGCCAGACATGATCAATAACCTAACAGGTATTCTAATAAGGTTCAGACAGCATCCCATTGCTCTTCTATGTGACATAGAGAAAATGTTTCACCAATTTCATGTCCAAGAGGAAGACCGCAACTACCTCCGGTTCCTCTGGTGGAAGGATGGAGATACAACAACACAACCTCAGGAGTACCGCATGGAAGTACACCTCTTCGGTGCGGTGTCATCCCCCGGGTGTGCGAACTATGGACTTAAATATCTAGCCAAAGAACACAGCCACTCACACCCAGTAGGAGCACAATTTGTTACAAAAGACTTTTATGTAGACGACGGAGTGACAAGTGCCGACAATGTGAAGAGAGCCATTCAGTTGGCGCATGAGGCAAGGGAGATATGCAGCAAAGGTGGTCTCCGTCTCCACAAATTTGTGTCAAATAACCATGCTGTATTGCAGAGCCTGCCCCCATCAGAGTGTgcaacagagacaaacacaaaggacTTAACATTCAATGACACATTGGAGCGAGCTTTAGGAATTCAATGGAGCATAAAAGAGGACAGCTTCAGATTCAACAACATCTTAAAAGACCAACCAGCAACACGGAGAGGCATACTATCTACTGTCGCTTCCATATATGACCCTCTCGGCTTTCTCGCACCATATGTCCTCAACGGAAAGAGAATCCTCCAAGAGATGTGTAACCAGGGCACTAGTTGGGATGAACCCCTGCCAGAGAGGTTAAAATCACGGTGGGAGAGTTGGCAACGTGATTTCACCAACctacagaaaataaacatcactcgCTGTTACCTACCTGCTGACTTTGGAGAAGTTGTGGAAACTGAATTACACCACTTCTCAGATGCGAGCACAAGCGGATATGGGCAATGCTCTTATCTGAGAGTCAAGAACAAGAAAGGAGAGATTCACTGCTCACTGGTGATAGGAAAGGCCCGTGTTTCTCCAACAAAAGTGACCATGATACCTCGGCTTGAATTAACCGCAGCAGTGGTTTCAGTCTCCATCAGTAACATGCTCCGAGAAGAATTGAGAATTGTTGACGGAAAAGAATACTTTTGGACTGATTCAAAGGTGGTGTTAGGCTACATAAATAACGATGCGCGGCGCTTTCACACTTTTGTAGCCAACCGGGTCCAGAAGATCCGCCACTGTACAAACCCACAGCAATGGCGCTACGTCCCTACGGATGAGAATCCAGCAGATGGAGCATCCCGAGGTAAAACTGTAAATGAACTACTTACCTCTGACTGGTTCACCGGCCCCATGTTTCTCTGGGAGAAGGAGGTACCCACGGAAAATGATGCAGTGCCAGACCTGTCCATAGGGGATCCAGAAGTCAAAAAGGCACAAGCCCTGCAAACAAAAACCACAGAAATAATGAGTCTTGTTGATCGCCTGTCCAAGTTCTCATCATGGTGCCGAGCTACCAGAGCTGTAGCCCGTCTGCTTCGACGAGTTAAAAAGATCACATCACATGCTCTTTCAACAGTGAGCGAAAGAGAAAGTGCTGAGCGTGTCATAATCCTGGATCTGCAAAGACAAGCATATGAAGAGGAAATCAAATCATTGAGCAAAGGTAATCAACTACAGCGTAGCAACAAATTACACCACCTTGACGCTTTCCTCGACACCGACGGTCTCCTCAAGGTGGGAGGACGGCTCCGCCACTCGTCACTCAATGACTCCTTCAAGCATCCAATTGTCATTCCTAAAGAGCACCATGTGACAAAGTTAATAATAGCTCACAAccatgaaaagacaaaacatcaaGGAAAAGGATTCACAATAAATGAAATCAGAGCCAGTGGATATTGGATTCCTGGAATGAGCAGAGCAGTAACATCATACATCCATCAGTGTGTGATCTGTCGTAAACTCAGGAGAGCTGCAGAGGGTCAAAGAATGAGTGACTTACCTGTAGAACGTGTCGAGCCCTCCCCTCCTTTCACATACTGTGGTATGGATTGCTTTGGCCCTTTTTCGACTACACAGGGAAGAAAACAGCATAAACGATACGGCCTGCTCTTTACCTGTTTTTGCTCACGAGCCATTCACATCGAGATGTTAGAGGATATGTCCACAGACACCTTCATCAACGCCCTACGATGTTTCATTGCTCTCCGTGGTGCAGTCCGTCAAATTCAGTGTGATCAGGGCACCAATTTTGTTGGTGCCAAGAATGAATTCAAGACAGCTTTACAAGAACTTGACATACAGAGACTGAGCACattcctgtcacagaaacagtgTGATTTCATCATGAATGCACCTCACTCCAGTCACGCAGGGGGCGTGTGGGAACGCCAGATAAAGACTGTCAAAAGTGTTCTGAGCTCTaccctgtctctgtctcaagGCAGACTCAACGATGCTTCATTAAGGACTGTACTGTACGAAGCCATGGCCATAGTCAACAGCCGACCCCTCACTGTTGATAACTTGAACTGCCCTGACAGCCTTGAACCTCTCACCCCCAATCATCTCCTCAACATGAAGTCCAGTACAGcactccctccaccaggcacgTTCCCTAGAGAGGACCTGTATGGAGCAAAGAGATGGCGTCgtgtacagtttttattggaaCAGTTTTGGAGTAGATGGAAACGAGAATATCTCCACAATATCACCACAAGGCAGCGGTGGCACACGCCAAAAAGAAATCTAATGGTAGGTGATATAGTGATGGACAAAGATGAACTGTTACCCAGAGGTGAATGGAGACTCGCAAGAGTCAAAGAGACTGTCAGCGGCAAGGATGGACTTGTAAGAAGAGTGAAAATCTCAGTAGGAGATAAGAATCTGAGCAAGAAGGGTGAGCGTCTTGCCAAACCTTCAATATTGGAACGCCCAGTGCAGAAGTTAGTTCTGCTTTTCGAAGCTACTTGAGCTGTGGCTACACAAAGACAATGACACTCTTATTGAGAAAATTATTCTTAGTTCACACTCACAGTATTTAATGTGGAACACAAATAATTTTGGTGGGAGTGTAGCAAACCACCTTTTGGTTTTATGTATTGCTGCTACTCATTTTGTCCTCAAGAGGGCAGCCTTGTATTGCTAAAATGGTTAAATAagttaaaatctttaaaaactaaTAGTTAAGTCACTTTAAATGCACTGTGACATGATTTTGTTACATAAATATATTTCATGATCTGAGTGCattatgttaaaatgtaattcatctggttttatatgtatattgtCCGTTTTGAAGGTTATATTTGtaatgagcttttattttgaagagatCGCTAACATACCTTGCTAGTTCCTGGCGGTATTTTGTCTTCCGGTATAAACAAAGGAACGGTAAGAGTGAGCTGACGGTAAAAGTAAAAGGTTTTAAGGCAAACTAAGGAAAATAAGGCAATAAAGCAACGGTAACTCAAGAATAAAACACCAAAGAATGTATTAGCTACCCCCCGAGGAGGCataaggtcagtgtgtgtgttacggtCATATTTACAATTTACGTTACTATGCTAAAGCTAAGCTAATTCTCGCTCACCTGCGATGAAGCTACGGTGTATTGTACAGTGCAGAGGGGAAACATAAATGTAATTGtactttttgtgtttcttcagtTCTCACGTTGATTTTCACAAGATGAATTTCTACAAGTTGGTTTTCACGGAGCTGGTTTATGGAGCTGTTtgtgaaaataaagacagtTTTGAGAAAATCATCAGTCGGGTCCACAATCTGTCGGAGGGTATGCTAcaagcaatacatccagatttcttgagatttgtattgtcaatgggaatttaaatttaaatgtcaggcgatgttttcttcatggaaattatttttcgggcaaacaattataagagagagagggagcgcggacgggggatccgttgcgtgacagcggagcggagggtcagcagctggattttgcatgcacggtcagtattagtaggtgtttgaggtttattacgtttgcggacattattacattcaacgtaataatgtaacagcctttgcgtgtgcacagtttgcgtgtgtaggcccgtggtcatgataatccgtctatggctataagagatggatacacaatcaatttcatgtagtttttattgaatcaaaaatacataggtagcctattgtcttctcctctgcttttttttgttttttttcgaagacaaactgagcagcactgctcaatccactcaatccgctccagccgacaggactgccagctctccggcgccccggagcgtggcttcTGTTAGGATTTATACATCTTCATTATGCCCCTCTATGCCCCATGACCCCTCAGTATGCCCCCTATGACCCCGGCCTACTAAGAGACTGCCCGTGACTCCCCTCAACAAACACACCACTCATGaaactgcacacacatcattcattgctcattaaattatgacgtctgccacactgtgacacatatAGATTGTCTTTGCCATCTTTTCCTTttatctcacattattaagAGTTGCACATATCCTGCTGACTGAGATGGTCAGAAGCAAACAGAACATATTCACTCAtccctttcacacatgaagaggCCTCCAAGGCCAGCGATATCACCTCCCAAATCCTTTGTGCTTATGCAACAGTGAAGGCAccataaacaaaggcagatagCGGGGAACAGGCAGTTGAGGCCAGgaacaatttgttttcttcaacagggtGACGACTCCAGGAATCATGGTTCGTGTGCTGAGAAACTGGGACCAGTTTGTGCACCAACGATGGGAGGGCTAAAGTCTAAGCCACGGTTTCTCCCCACCTTTTTTTCTTGACTGTCCAATAATAGTATTCATCCTATCTATATGATTGACCaatgacaattcaacacatacattgtgacagcaatatataatgtattacaTGCTGAAATTCGGCATCTTTTTTTTGGGCGATTGGTTGCAGTTAACAGCGTTGCTGCTTAGGGCTCTGCTGCCtgcgatttttcaaacagagaaagtctGTTTATCTATTCTTATTAAATAGTTAACAGTACGTCGTAGTCTGTCTTCTATTTGGTCTgtctactttcacctctcaaacaaacgaacacgcctgacacaccccctcctactctgactttgtccgtgttacaataaacactccatgcatccagctacagcctcctgtccgcttcagggtctcacctttgctaaagacacctaacattaacagatcaaaacagagtaaacggcagctatccgacatcagatccacgctcctgcctgccccagccagcccccacacaccggcctgtcgcccgcgcagccgcgcgggaggggacaggagagaccccggcgctgctgcagaggagccgtggactgcgataactctgagcagcatgtgaagtacaatataatctatttctcgcctttccccga of the Sparus aurata chromosome 18, fSpaAur1.1, whole genome shotgun sequence genome contains:
- the LOC115569324 gene encoding uncharacterized protein LOC115569324, producing the protein MAQGTVKTTNTVKMDALKEQINKLQAEIEENRGLLNQKDEEDLSWQELKKLTETKSKELVELQHEMNDTEEIKIPRHSERKSVPTEKFLAHQKEEQSKKERRLLSLYEQWKIKIRSTKENLKQNTTDMELAKMADTVENGKDDIMKIYYEIRQGTTPSADLRRKIDACEAVTKDIMKIINERLSGIDDVFDAEREKRKLRELHAHNYAHSIYGTASQSANSHFSEASVMAAKRAEAVAELAAKEAQCKLMEEERKQKEKIRMMESELERLQAERDREVARVRLESYDREIRQETDNQPLQQMNSLPTQQQDSKYNRQNPAIPSVYHQNPSIVPPNSPTDISSLAQAIQDSITINRLPMPMPTAFGGDPIHYIEWRASFMSLIDRKGISSADKLYYLKKYVSGPAHKCIEGTFYRDDDEAYRDAWNKLNQRYGQPFVIQRAFRDKLSKWPKVQTKDAEGLRAFSDFLNACLQAMPHVRGLEILNDCEENQKLTQKVPDWLAARWNRQVSIALMEGRDFPTFEDFAKFVSVEAEIACNPITSLHALHSSSSSYVKRNTNETKGNKVSVFSIQTNANTENTRSNYGKERPPCMWCKDEKHQLSKCSKFKEKSIEERRTFIKDNKLCYGCVKPGHNAKECRHRHTCELCKGRHPTCLHDENYKGHEEKDRPVSVERRKITANVNTASNCTNEIVTASPLCVTKEGQSYSTSMIVPVWISSASQPTKEQLVYALLDTQSDSTFIEREVSDELQPNTFPVQLKLTTMLGESMIMKSERVEGLRVRGYNSGIYIDLPPSYTKDCIPMNRDNIPTHQTAKQWPHLTAITDQIPPLLSCDVGLLIGYNCPRAIKPRQMIDGADNEPYAVLTDLGWSIVGCSTPGFNERQSSLCHRVTVKELPPVMPMDVISVLESDFKDTKGDDKTVSQEDLMFLSTLKDGIKKNAQGHYEMPLPFKKRPSLPDNKRLAEIRLSHLQRKFSRDEKYKRDYTTYMKEIIERGDVEEVPTDGTEGERWYIPHHGIYHPQKPDKLRIVFDCSAKYCGTSLNEHLLPGPDMINNLTGILIRFRQHPIALLCDIEKMFHQFHVQEEDRNYLRFLWWKDGDTTTQPQEYRMEVHLFGAVSSPGCANYGLKYLAKEHSHSHPVGAQFVTKDFYVDDGVTKPAPIRVCNRDKHKGLNIQ
- the LOC115568382 gene encoding uncharacterized protein LOC115568382; protein product: MCNQGTSWDEPLPERLKSRWESWQRDFTNLQKINITRCYLPADFGEVVETELHHFSDASTSGYGQCSYLRVKNKKGEIHCSLVIGKARVSPTKVTMIPRLELTAAVVSVSISNMLREELRIVDGKEYFWTDSKVVLGYINNDARRFHTFVANRVQKIRHCTNPQQWRYVPTDENPADGASRGKTVNELLTSDWFTGPMFLWEKEVPTENDAVPDLSIGDPEVKKAQALQTKTTEIMSLVDRLSKFSSWCRATRAVARLLRRVKKITSHALSTVSERESAERVIILDLQRQAYEEEIKSLSKGNQLQRSNKLHHLDAFLDTDGLLKVGGRLRHSSLNDSFKHPIVIPKEHHVTKLIIAHNHEKTKHQGKGFTINEIRASGYWIPGMSRAVTSYIHQCVICRKLRRAAEGQRMSDLPVERVEPSPPFTYCGMDCFGPFSTTQGRKQHKRYGLLFTCFCSRAIHIEMLEDMSTDTFINALRCFIALRGAVRQIQCDQGTNFVGAKNEFKTALQELDIQRLSTFLSQKQCDFIMNAPHSSHAGGVWERQIKTVKSVLSSTLSLSQGRLNDASLRTVLYEAMAIVNSRPLTVDNLNCPDSLEPLTPNHLLNMKSSTALPPPGTFPREDLYGAKRWRRVQFLLEQFWSRWKREYLHNITTRQRWHTPKRNLMVGDIVMDKDELLPRGEWRLARVKETVSGKDGLVRRVKISVGDKNLSKKGERLAKPSILERPVQKLVLLFEAT